In Sandaracinaceae bacterium, the DNA window CCGCTCTCGAAGGGGTCTTGGTGAAACTGCGCGTCCGTGAAGAGCATGATGACGGGCAGCGCGTCCGTGCGCATGCAGGCGTAGCCGATACCACCCGAGGGGCAGCCCACGGACGGTTGCACGAAGCTGCCGATGCCCGCGCCCGTGGCCACCTGATAGAGCGCCTCCACCTGCGACTCACGCCGGTCGAGCCCGTTGGAGAGCCGGATGCTGTCCACGGCGCCCTGCGCCGACTCGATGGCCGCGCTGCTGGACGAGTGCAGCGTGAAGGGCGTGTCCCCGTCCTCGCTGGTGCCGTAGTCCGCGATGGGGAAGTCCGCGAAGCTGGCCACGGCCACCTGCGAGTCTGGGATGGCTTCGCGAATGGCGGGCGCGATGCGGTCGCGAAGACGGTCCCGGATGCGGTTGATCTCCGCGGACATCGAGAGCGTGCGGTCGATGAGGAAGACCACGTCGGCGCGGCCCACGCGGGCCTCGGTCTCGAGCTCCACCTCCACGATGCCGCCATCGAAGGGGACCTCGAGGCAGGGCACCTCGGCGTCCATGCCCATGTCCACGCCCGCGTCGGGGCCGAGGTCGGGCACTGGGAGCCCCGTGCGCGCGCCGCAGCCCGCTCCCACGAAGCAAAGGGCCAACACGAAGAGACCATTGAGTACGCTGGGTCGAGTCACCGCCGCCCATGCTAGCAGGCGGCCACGTCGATGGCATGAACCTGGCCACGCCGTGTCGAGGGCCCCCTACCCGAAGCGGGGCGGACGCCAGCGGGCGCGGCGCTTGGCGGCGTGCGCGCGCTCCCGGTCACGCCCGAAGATCTCCACATAGTCGATGTCCACCGCGTGGGGCGGGAGCGCAGGGCCAAGCTCCGCGAGTCGCACCTCGACGGAGTCCAGGAAGCGAAGCAGGCCCGCGGTGGCACCCGCGAACACGTTGGGCGTGACCGCCGCGCGTGTGGCGGCCAGCTGCGTGGCGCAGCCCGACCCGATGGCCCGCTTGCTGGCCAGTTCGGCGAACGACGCGTTGAGCGTGCTGGGGTGAAAGCCCTGCTGGAGCAGGATGCCCGCCCCCACGCGCAGGCAGGCCAGTGGGTCCAGCAGGCCGTCTTCCAACAGCACCAGCGCAGGCTGGAAGTAGTTGAAGAAGGGGCACACGCGCGGGCCAAAGCCCTCGAACATGGCGGGCGACGACACGCGGTCGAGGTGGATGAAGATGCGGTGCACGCAGTCCGCCCGCGGCACCCGGCCCGCGGTGCGCACGATCTGGGCGATGTTCTCGGGGTACACGCGCGCGGCGTCCAGCACCGCCATGAGCTGCCGGTTGTCCACGCGCCCGGCGCACAGGTCGGCGTACAGCGAGTAGATGAAGGCGTCGGCCTCGGCGTCATCGCCGAACAGGATCTCGCCGTGGTCGCGCTCGCCGTGCACGCGTGCCGACAGCAGCGCCTCCAGCTTGTAGCTGACCTGGTCCTTGATGACCCGGAAGCGCCCCTTCATCAGGTTGTCCAGGCTGGGCTTGAGCGTGAACGAGTCCCAGCGGATGCCGTCGAGCCGCAGCTTGGCCTCGAGCACCCGGCGCATCTGCTCGGGGCTGCCGGACAAGATGAACACGGCCGCCGGGTCGGTGGCGCGCAGCTCGCGCAGCAGGACGGAGGCCCCCGGGACGGTGCGCTTGCGGGTGGCCGGCTCTACCGCAGTGCGCAGCAGGTCCCGGATGCTGTCGAACTCGGTCCGCAGGTACGTCTTGTCGAGGTCCCAGCGGTAGACGACGCGGGCGGGGTCGAGCGGGGTCAGCACGCTTCGACTCTAGCAGCCCGTCGGAGAACGTCTGCCATTCTCTCGTATCCCTGTTTGCGGTCAGCCATGCTCGATGGCGCTGAGCTCCGCCGTGGTCAGCGTGATGACCGCGGCGGCCAGGTCCTCGGCCATGTGCCCAGGGTCGCGGGTGCCCGTGAGCGGCAGCATGCCCACGTGCAGGGCGAATCGGAACACCAGCTGCGCGGGGGTCACACCGTGGCGCGCAGCGATGGTCTTCAGCTCCGGACGCGCCAGCACGGGGCCGTTGGCCGTGAGCAGCGAGAAGCCCTGGTACACGATGCCGTGGCGCTTGCACTGGGCGCGCACGTCGCCGTCCCAGCGACGGCTCGCGTAGCAGCGGTTCTGCACGAAGCGGGGCGCCACGCGCGCGAACTTCACGAGCTCCGCCACCTGCCCCGCGCTCACGTTGCTGATGCCCAGGCTGCCCACCACCCCCTGCCCCACCAGCGCTTCCATGGCGCGCCAGGCCTCGTGGTCGTTGCGGTGCAGCCCCTCGCCGTTCGTCGGCCCGTGCAGCACCAAGCTGTCGATGTAGCGCAGCCCCAGGTGCTCCTGCGAACTCTCGAAGGACTGCCTGACCTGCGTGCCGACGGGCGCCTTCGGGTCATAGGGCAAGCGCTGGTCCTGGCCACGCTCGAACGTGAACTTGGTCTGCACGAAGAGCTCGGCGCGCTGCACCCGGCCGCTCGCCAGCGCGGCCTGGAGCGCCGCGCCCACGCCCGCCTCGAAGTAGTGCTTGCGCTGGTTGGCGGTGTCGATGCCCCGGAAGCCTGCCACGAGGGCCTGCGTCACCAGCGCCTCGGTGGCGTCTTCTTTCCACGCCGTGCCGTAGAGCAGCGTGGGGTGCGTGGGAGAGCCTCGGCCTTCGATCATGCCGGAGGGTACCTCGATCTCGCTTCGGCGCGCCTCAGCGCGGGCGCTGGCTCAGGGTGCGATGCGCGCGGGTCTCGATGCTGTCCAGGAACACCGACAGCGACGCACGCGCCCGCTGCCGCAACATGAACACCGCCACGCCCGTGGCCACCAGCAACGCCAGCAGCAGCATGGCCAGCCAGCGCGGGTTGGGGTTCAAGAACATCATGGGCAGCAGCGACAAGCAGAACGCCGGGAACATGCGCGTCTCGAGGCGCAGTGTGTCCCCCGCGATGCGCGGAAGGATGGCCACCACGCCCATGGTGCGGTTCCAGCCGAAGAACTTGTACTTCATGCGCAGCCAGCCGCGCCCGTCTTGCCAGGCGCCCACGGCCTCCTCGTCGTCGTGGCGCAGGCCCTCGAGGCCCAGCTCCCCCACGGTGAGCGCGCTCGGGGTGGCGTCACGGTAGGCGGCCGCCACCAGCCGCCGCATGAGCGGCTCCTCGCGGCTCAAGAACGGAATGAACGCGAGCTTCGCGTAGTGCTTCGGGAACACGTACATCGCCACGTACTCCGCGACGAGCGCGCCAACCATCGCGAGGAGCCAGAGCTTTGCCATGCGGGCCGGGTGTAGCACGCAAAACGGCGGGCCCCGAAGAGCCCGCCGCTGCGTGTGGTCATCAGGCGCGTGCCCGGACTACTTGGTGAAGGTCTTTCCGCTGGCCGCCATCTCGCGCAGGAGCTTCGGCGGCGTGAAGCGCTCGCCGTACTTGATGGCGAGCTCCTCCGAGCGGCGCACGAACTCGGGCAGGCCCACGTAGTTCACAAACTGCAGGAGACCACCGGTCCAAGGCGGCGCGCCGATGCCCATGATGGACCCGATGTTGGCGTCGGCCACCGAGCGCAACACCTTCTCCTCGAGGCACCGAATGGTCTCGATGCTCTGGATGTAGAGCAGGCGGTCCTTCAGGTCCTGGAACTGGTGGGGGCTGGGGACGCCGCCGTCCGCGCGCTGGAAGTGCTCCTTGAGGCCCGGCCAGAGGTTCTTCTTGCCGCCCTCGGGGTAGTCGTAGAAGCCACCGCCGGCCGCGCGGCCCTTGCGGTTCAGCTCCACGCACATCTTGTCAATGACGGTGTCGGCCGGAGTGGCGGTGTACGCCTTGCCCTCGGCCTCGAGCGCCTTCTTGATCTCGGCGCGCACGTGGCGACCCAGCTCGAGGCTGACCTCGTCGTTGACGGCCAGCGGGCCAACCGGCATGCCCACCTGCAAGGCGGCCTGCTCGATGGAGTTGGCCGCGAAGCCCTCCGCCAGCATGGACACGCCTTCCATGGCGAACGTGCCGAACACGCGCGACGTGAAGAAGCCGCGGCTGTCGTTGACCACGATGGGCGTCTTCTTGATCTTCACCACGTAGTCGAACGCCATGGCGAGCGCCTCGTCCGAGGTCTCCTTGCCCATGATGATCTCGACCAGCGGCATCTTGTCGACCGGCGAGAAGAAGTGCAGCCCGATGAAGCGGGTCGCATCCTTCGACGCCTTGGCGAGGCCCGTGATGGGCAGCGTGGAGGTGTTGCTGCACATCAGCAGACCCGGCGCGGCGGCGGCCTCGGCCTCCTGCGTGACCTTGGCCTTCAAGCTCACACTCTCGAACACGGCCTCGATGATCATGTCGCAGCCCGCGAGCCCGCTCGCCTCGGCGGTGGTCTCGATGAGCGCGAGCGTGGCGTCCGCCGCCTCACGCGTCATGGCACCCTTCGATACGCGCTTCTCGAGGATCTTGGCGGTGTACGCCTTGCCCTTCTCGGCGCCCTCGAGCGTGACGTCCTTCAGCACACAGGGGATGCCCACGGTGGCCGTGGAGTACGCGATGCCCTGCCCCATCATGCCGGCGCCGAGGATGCCCACCTTCTTGGGGAGCGTCTGCGGGATGTCCTTCGGACGGCTGGCGCCGCTGCTGATCTTCTGCAGGTCGAAGAAGAACGCCTTGATCATGTTCTTCGCGACGCGCCCGGTGGCGAGCTCCACGAAGTAGCGGCTCTCGATGCGCTGTGCGGTGTCGAAGTCCACCTGCGCGCCCTCGACGGCGGCGCTCATGATGGCGCGCGGCGCCGGGTAGTGCGCACCCTTCAGCTGCTTCTTCAGGTTGGACGGGAAGGCCGGCAGGTTGCCCGCGAGCTGGGGGTTGCTGGGCGTGCCGCCGGGCATCTTGTAGCCCTTGGCGTCCCAGGGCTGCGTGGCCTTCGGGTTGGCCAGCAGCCACGCCTGCGCCTTGCCAGCATGTCGTCGGCGTCCTTGGCCAGCTCGTGGATGAGGCCGGTGGCCAGCGCCTGCGAGGGCTTGAGGCGCGGACCCTGGACGAGCACGTCCATGATGGCCTTCTGCACGCCGAGCAGGCGCACGGTGCGCACGATGCCGCCGCCGCCGGGCAGCAGGCCGAGCGTGACCTCGGGCAGGCCCAGCTGGATGCGCGGGTCGTCGAGGCACACGCGGTGGTGACATGCGAGCGCGATCTCGAGGCCACCGCCGAGGGCGGCGCCGTTGATGGCCGCCACCACGGGCACGCCCAGCGTCTCGAGGGCGCGCAGCTGCCGGTGATCTCGCGCACGTGCGCGAACATGTCGGCGGCGTTCTCGGGCTGCGCCTCGCTCAGCATCTTCAGGTCGCCGCCGGCGAAGAAGGTCTTCTTGGCGGAGGTCAGGATCACGCCCTTCACGGCGCCCGACTTCACCTCGCCCTGGAGCCGCGCCACGGTGCGCTTCATGGACTCCTGGTAGAGCTCGTTCATGGTGTTCGCGGACTGGTTGGGGTCGTCCATCGTCAGCGTGACGATGCCGTCTTGGCCCAGGTCCCAGCGGATTGCGGTCTGCTCAGTCATGTTCTTTGTACCTTTCGCGTTTCCGTGGGAACTCAGATGCGCTCGATGATGGTGGCGATGCCCATGCCGCCGCCGACGCACAGCGTGGCCAGGCCGTAGCGCTTGTTCTGCCGCTCGAGCTCGTCGAGGACGGTGCTGAGGATCATGGCGCCCGTGGCTCCGAGTGGATGCCCCATGGCGATGGCGCCTCCGTTCACGTTCACGCTGTCGGGTCGATGCCCATGTCCTTGGCCAAGCGCAGCGGCACGGACGCGAAGGCCTCGTTGATCTCCCGGACAGATCTGGATGTCGTCCGGTCATGCCCGCGCGAGCGAGCGCCCGCTGGGCGGCGGGGCGGGGCCGGCCAGCATGATGGTCGGTCGGTGCCCGTGACGGCGATGGCCACGATGCGCCCGCGCCTTGAGACCCATGGCCTGCCGGCCTCTTCGTTGCCGATGAGCACTGGCGCCGCGCCGTCCACGATGCCGGAGCTGTTGCCGGCCGTGTGCGTGCTCGATCTTCTCCGCGTGGTACTTCTGGAGGGCCACCGCGTCGAAACCGCCCATCTCGCCGATCATGGTGAACGCGGGCTTCAAGTTGCCCAGCGCCTCCATGGTGGCGTCGCCGCGGATGTACTCGTCGTTGTCCAGCACCACGAGGCCGTTCTGGTCCTTCACGGGCACCACGCTCTTGGCGAAGCGGCCCTCGGCCCAGGCCTGGCTGGCGAGGCGCTGCGAGCGCAGCGCGAAGGCGTCCACGTCCTCACGCGTGAAGCCCTCGAGCGTGGCGATCAGGTCCGGCCGAGATGCCCTGCGGCACAAGCCGGAGGTGTTGGTGGCGGGGGTCCATGGCCTCGCGCCCGCCGGACCGTGCGCCGCATGGACTCACGGACCACGCCGCCCGCGAGGACCATGTCCTCGAAGCCCGAGCGCACCTTCTGCGCGGCCAGGTTCACGGCCTCGAGGCCGGAGGCGCAGAAGCGGTTGATCTGCAGACCCGCGACGGTGTCCGGCAGGCCCGCCGCGATGGCCGCGGTCTTGGCGATGCAGGCGCCCTGGTCACCCACGGGCGTCACGCAGCCCAGCACCAGGTCGTCCACGTTGTCGAGATCGAGGTTGGGCTGCCGCTCGCGCAGCGCGTCGATCAGGCCCGTCACCAGCGAGACCGGCTTCAGGGGCGTCGTGACCGATCCTTCCGGTCGTATCGTGGCTCCTGTTGGTTCGGCCGCTGGGCGTGCCGACTGAATGAGTATTCAATGTCTAAACGAAGACGGGGCGGAAGTAAATCCCCCGGCAGGCTAGCTCCACCCGAAAGGGATCCCAACCCGGAGAGGTGGTCGCGAGGAGGGCAGGGGCATCCCTGGTCTGCGAGGTGCGCTCACGCTGGCGCTGCACTCAGATGCCTCCCTGGCTGGCACTGGCTTCGCTCATTTGTGTACTGGGGCCCGTAAGCAACCGCTCCAGGACGCCCCTCGCCCTCCATGGTGACGCCTCGTTTGGGCGCTTCCGGGGTGCGCTGCCGAGGCAGGGGACGCAGTCTGTGCCACGTGACGTGCGAAGGTCCGCCCTGGCCCTTCTCGTCTCGGCGTCGACTACACTTTCTAGAGGTACCCATGACCACCTACGAACGTCTCCGGCGACTCTTCACCGACCTCTCGATCGCCACGCTGGCCACGCAGGCTGCGGGTTGTTCCGAGACGCACAGGCTGAGCCGCGTGGGGTTCGACACCACGTCGTGCGATGAGGGCCTGATTTTGGAGGCTGCTGAGCCTGCGAGCGCGGTCGACTACCTGGCCATCCGGCGGGTCTTTCAGGACAATGGGAGCGGCGCCGCGGTGCCGCCACCGCGCCGGTGGCCGGACAGCTCGTTCAGCTGCGCTCTGCGGGGTGGCGGTGATGGGGCCTGCCTCGCCGAGGTCGATGGCCTTCCCACCGAGACGGGGTTCGGGTACCCCTACTCGCCCTTCGAGACGTACGCGACGCGCTACCAGCTCATCTGGACACGCGGCGACGAGGTGGGGGTGGTCACTACCGACGAGGAGCTGCGCGCCTTCCTGGGGACCATCGACAACGCCGAAGAGGCCATGTTGATCGCACGGTTCGCGGCGGGGCACCGGGTGCTGTGCGATGGTCCGAACACGCGAGTCACCGACGAGGGCATCGAGGTGCTGACGACCACGGGTGACACGTGTGGACCCGGGACGATGCGGTCCGAGCACATCCTGCTGATTGCCCCCGACGGGACAGCGACCGTTCGTCGGTCGGTCGTCGTCGAGATTGGGTGACCGGGTGCGTGATCCGGACGCCTGACCAGCGACGTTACGCCGCCTGCGTGGGACGGCCACGCGGACCCGGGATCGTACTTACGCCGAGATGGCGGTGCTCGAACCAGCGCGGTGGTAGCGTTCAGGCGCCTGGCGCGCGAGCCGCTGTGGCTCGGGGCCCGAGCGAAACTAGTGGCACGCGCGCGAGTGGGCCGGGACGACGGGCGCGGCACGTGCACCAGTTGGCGGAGCTGGCGCAAGGTGTTCGTTGCCGAGTCGGTAGGGAGGAGGCTGACGGTCGCGCGCGGTCCCGGAGATGCTGGCCTCCGCCCTCCCCCCTCACGGCGCCCTTCGACAGCGCGCTCGAGAACGCGCGCGGGGCTGCGATGCGGGGAAGACGCCCGGGGCCGCTGGTGGCCACTCATCAGGCGCGGCGCGCGACAGGGACACGCGGGTGGCGGAGGGGCAGCCGAAACACATCGCGCGCGACGAGACGCACCACGCGGCCTTCTCGTGGGACCTGGCGGCGTGGCTCACCACGCAGCTCTCGGCGGAGGATCGCGCGCTGGTCGCTCTCGAGCGCGCACTGGCCGTGGCGCGCTTTGGTGTGGCGCACGACAGCGGCCTCGACCCCGACGCGAAGGTCGCCGCGGGCAAGCCGGACGCGGAGACGGCGCTAGGCACTGTATGTGGGCCTCCACAAGAGTGTCTGGGCGTAGCGGCCGCTTCGTGTAGTCTCCTCGCATGCCGAGGGGAGAGATGCTCATGTCCTCCGTAGGCTGCACTACCCCCCAGCCCAGCAGGTCAAATGCGCTACTCGCCGTCCGCGCCACTCGTCGCACTCGCCACGTCCGTGTCTCCACCACGTCGACACTCCTGGGTTTGGCTCACCGCGAGCCTGCTGGTCGCGTGTGGCGGCGAAGAGCCTGCCGCGACGGGCGCGCCCGCTGCGCCTCTCGCGCCGGCGGCCCCTGCCCCCGCGCCCACGGCGGCTGAGGCGCCCGCTGCGCCTGCTGCTGAAGCCGCGCCAGCTGCTCCTGCAGGCCCGCCCACGTCATGCCACCTCGAGCCGGCGGGCGGCACCGTGGTCATCGCCAACCGCCGCGCGCCGCTGGTGATGGTGGGGGCCGAGCACGCCGTCATCCTCCACGAGGCGCGCCGACCGCCTGCGCGCTGCCAGGGGGCGCCGCTCGCCACGGTGATTCCCGTGCCCGTGCCCGCCGCCCTGCCCGTCCCGTCCACGCCGCCCGAGTGCTTCCCGGAAGAGGAAGACACCACCGGCCGCATCGCGCAGACCGGCCGGCTCGAGCGCATCGGCGACGTGCCCGTGTTCTTGGGCTGCAGCTGCGACCCCGACCCAGTCAACGGCTGCGCCTGCGGCGTCACGGCGCCGCCCGGCGCGTTCGGCAGGCGCTCGTTCTACATGGGCGGCAGCCACACCACCACCGGGGGCCTCGGCGTGGACCTCGCGGTGAACGGCGACGTGGCCTACATGGCCGCCGACGTCGACGACACGGGCAACGGCCGCATCGCTTTCCTGGGTCACCGCATCAACCTGGCGGCGCCGGCCGAGGACCGGCCGCGATGGCGCCAGATCGCGCCCGAGCCGTCAGCCGCGCCGTGCGCCACGGGCTGCGCATCGAGATTGTGGAGAACCTGCCGGACCGCACCGTGATCCTCTACGGCTCAGCGAACGCGCCGCGGGCCACGCGCGTGGTGATGGGCGCCGATGGCCTGCGTGAGGGCGCCGCCGAGACCGTGGACTGGCCCGTGGTTCCTCCGCCCGTAGCGTCGGTCATCAGCGACCGCGAGCGCGGCGCGCCGCCCTTCGTGCGGTTGGTGACCAGCGACGCCATGCGCCCCATCACGGGCGTGAATGACGCGGTGGGCGCGTTCAGCCCTGCGCTCATCGAGGTGGACGGTGCCCACGTGCTGTTCTGGTCCGAGGACCTCGGAGACCGCACGCGCATCTGGGGCGCCATCTTGAACATTGCCACCGCCGAGATCGGCGCGCGCTTCAGTCACCGCGGGCGACGTGGAGTCCGGCAACGTGCACGCCGACGTGTTCGGTGGGCACGCGGTGGTCACGTGGGCCCAGCGCGAAGGCGAAGGACACGCCGTGCGCGCCGCCAACCTGGTATGCAGCCGGTGATGACGCTCTCGACGACCGCCCTCTACGCTGGACTCCTCGGCGCATTGCACCTGGTGCTGGCCGTGCGCGCGTGGGGACGCCGCGCACCACCACCAGCCTCACGCTCGGGCGAGCCGCCACGCCGCCCACGGCAGAGGCCGAGCGCTTGGCGAGCTTCGTCGCCTGGGTGCCCATGGGGCTCGTGCTGCTCGCGCTGGGGGAGGTCAACGGGTTCTCGGCGCCCGCCCTGCACGGGGCTGGGGTTGCCCTCGTGCTCGCGCGCGTCCTTCACGCCGCGGGGATCCGCGCCGATGGATCCACCACGCAGCTCAACTTCGGCGGCGCCACGCTGACGTCGCTGGTGATGCTCATGCTGGCCTGCGGTCTCCTGGTGACCGGTGCGCTCGCCCTCGCACCCCCCGTGAGCTGATGCCGTC includes these proteins:
- a CDS encoding aldo/keto reductase is translated as MIEGRGSPTHPTLLYGTAWKEDATEALVTQALVAGFRGIDTANQRKHYFEAGVGAALQAALASGRVQRAELFVQTKFTFERGQDQRLPYDPKAPVGTQVRQSFESSQEHLGLRYIDSLVLHGPTNGEGLHRNDHEAWRAMEALVGQGVVGSLGISNVSAGQVAELVKFARVAPRFVQNRCYASRRWDGDVRAQCKRHGIVYQGFSLLTANGPVLARPELKTIAARHGVTPAQLVFRFALHVGMLPLTGTRDPGHMAEDLAAAVITLTTAELSAIEHG
- a CDS encoding MAPEG family protein: MGTPRTTTSLTLGRAATPPTAEAERLASFVAWVPMGLVLLALGEVNGFSAPALHGAGVALVLARVLHAAGIRADGSTTQLNFGGATLTSLVMLMLACGLLVTGALALAPPVS